GCGTTGCAGTACTATACTTATTTTTTACATGCATGCATGTACCTAGAAAAAACATACTAATTTCTATAGTTTATATGCAAGTTGCAccccacaaaacctttttcttTAAACATGTACTTCTTTAAACCTTTTTCTTCGAACATAGCTTTAACTTGAGTGAAAGGTTATGTTCTATAAAAGCCGACGACCATATTTATCTCAGAGAGATTAATCATTTTGACAACATGTTCAGTTTAGCTTCCAAGTTGCGAACCACAGTCATACACAATAAAAATTCACTACTCTTTTCTTCTAGAACATATATTTTTGCCTGCTTGGAAACAAATTTGAAAAGTCTAGTGTAATTTTATAACATGTGGCAAATTCAGTGGACAACGAGGCAAAATAACAATCAAATTCACTAGCGAGTCAAAATATACActgtttgaattattatttttccttgacaaTGTGACTGTGATTAGATGATTAGATTCTTATTCTTTAAAATaatggaaaatggatcatttggcCAAATATtttaaacatgattcaaatggacgagtaaaaattagtatgggtgaaatggacaatttttttttagcaaggatgaaattgaattcatcctggcttaaacttaaaatatagcgaggatgaaactggatgcatcctgtgtaaattaaaaaataagaaaaaatatttgaaaattggcaggataaaactgtttacattctggctatttttacatttttgtccatttaaacagtatcaaaatctaagtgtctttttcacccaggaatcattggttttggtctttttaaccaattttgtgttaaaataatctcttttttcttcttaaataATGATTAACTTCTTAAAAAATTCATAAAAacgaacttttttctttttttttttaaaataaagaaaCCAGGTTCAACCCTGGATAAGCATATCCAATCAGTTACATTGTCTCCTTGTAtgagatttatcaaaagataattGACACAAGCTTCATCCCATTGGGAAGAGATTCTACTTATAAGAGAGAGTTCTGCTAATTTGTTTGCAATAAAGTTTTCAGATTCTGGGATTCGACTAAACTCCTTAAGTTTTCTAATACATAGAATAAAGTTTTTATGGATAAGACGAGAAATGAACATCAAAACCAATTGCTATATGTCGAGGTGATGAGCAAAGTAACATTGTCATTTTGTCATTTCACCAATAATTCACTAACTCTATTATAACCAAATTCTTAATCATAACTTACATGATAATTAAATGCAGATTTTACACGTTGGGATCTTAATTATTGGGGTGGTAATGTCAATGAAGAAGTTCACATGGGGGGTGACCTACCATTTGTCAAACGTACTCATGGGGAGTCAATGACGTACCCCCACTTGTCGTCACCATTTTCTTTCGTCAACGCGGAAGACGATTTGACGAGTTCTTCATGTGGATAGTGGATACGACAAAAGTAAAACAGTCACAAATATTTCTTACTAGGAGtacgtttttttctttcttacttTCTAAGAAGTCCAAAATTAAATACAAATACAAGTAGCTTCTtcaaaatcgtttcaaataagCTCCAGATGTAGAGACGAATATACTTAAAAATATCTGCCGGTTCTTGCTAACCGGCTCTCAAAACATATATGTAGGTatactttttttttgatcggtaaagcaAGAAATTTATATGTACGTATACTTTCACAGGACTCTCTAACAGAACTTGTTTTTACATAAGACTTGTCACGGTGGTTAAGTTTTCTTACTCCACTCACAAATTACttacgaaaaatgggtcatttgtccaactatttttaaaacatggctcTAACggatgagtaaaaattagtatgggtgaaatgggcaccaaaaaaatatcaagaatgaaactggattcatctttgCTTAAACTTAAAacagagcgaggatgaaactggatgcatcctgatgtaaatgaAAAATacgaaaaagtatttgaaaatgggtaggatgaaactgtttacatcatgATTATTTTTACATTCTTGAAATTTTACATGTCTATTTCAcctagaaattgttgattttggtctttttaactaattttttGAATTACTTATCTGTTAGGAAATCGCGATAAATACCTTTAAGTATCTATTTACTTTTGTTCCCTTTTACCTTCATTCTCATATGCAATATCACATACTGCACAACCATCCAAGCTCCTAGAGTAGTTACCTTCCCTGCTGCGGCTCCACCCATCCTTAAGTTGCAGCAGTAGTACGCTAATACACTACAACCAACCGAAGGTCCTAAACTTGACCAAAGACCAATTCTTCCCTAGAAAACTTTACACTAGATTCTCCATATCTTTCAATTTCAGTCGAACTTCTACATAACTTTTTCATTCATTTCACTCACTCAATTTCCCAATTAGGATTTTCCCATATATATTGAACCTTCCTCACTCCCTCCTTCCTCAACATTTCCATCCTCCTTCTTCAAGTCTCTCTATCTCTAGATTTTGTTCATCTTTTTCCTTTTATGTACGCAAAGACAAGCAGTAACTAACAAAGAAAACAACTCCTCATTTCAAACCAACCTATAATATTTCACTGGATGTTCTTATCATTTCTCAGTTTACAGCTTGTCATCTTCTACTTCCACTTCTTTTAATCACTAATTAAGCCACTAGCTCGGTAAGAATGGAGAAAAATAGTACCATCATATCTTGGGAGAAAAAAACTTTCATAATCAATGAGTTAAGCCATGCAAAAGAGCACCTGAAACAACTAGAGATGCATCTTGATCCATCTGCTATTACAAATGGGAAGTTACTGATAACTAAAATCCTATCTTCTGTCGAAATTTCTCTTTTCATGTTGAATGGAATCAAGCCAGAAGGTAATGTTAGTGATAAACCTCATCAAATGACACCAATTACTCTGACACCAATCACACGGACTGAGTCGCCACCATGCTCCGTCACCGGAAGCCCACTTAGCGATTACGACTCCGATCTCATGGCCGACTACTCCAAAAAGAGGTAGATATATGCAGATGTCTATATACATAGAGTTCAATTCTGAATGTAATTCGGAACTGCTATATGTATGAATTTCATcttatatgtctattttgattatgtGATGAATAACTAGAAAAACTCTACCAAGATGGACGGAAAAAGTGCGTGTCAGCGAACAGATGGGACTTGAAGGACCTCCAGATGACGGATACAGCTGGAGAAAGTACGGGCAAAAGGACATTCTTAATGCAAACTATCCAAGGTGAGCATTAGAACACATCCTAGAAATAGTACGTACAAGTTGTTCACTTTTGAGTTTAATTTTTGAAAAGCCATGGGACCATGAGTCACACTTCCTattaaaaaattgattgtaaagaCAATTTCTTTTTGCCGAATTTTGGCTTCAATTTATGTTTCCCCTAACAAGAAGCATTTTCTTAGAACCACAAATGGTACATGTACATGAGATGGTGATGCTGATAAGATCAGAGGAAACCAACTGCCGTTATAACGTGTATAATGGCCACCGTTACGGTGGTAACAGTCGTCGATGGATGCTATAATGATACCGGTCGACTAGGGCAGCTTTAAAACATTACTGGAAACTAGTTTTTGCCTCCCTATATGTTGCATTATCTAATTTTATGCAAATACTATTTTTTTCAGGGGGTATTACAGATGCACACATAGAAATGTTCAAGGATGTTTAgcaatgaaacaagttcaacgaATCGACGGAGACCCATCAACGTTTAACATTACGTACCGAGGAAGACACACTTGTATTCAAGCTTCACATCTACAACCAGGGCAACAACACAAGAA
This portion of the Papaver somniferum cultivar HN1 chromosome 11, ASM357369v1, whole genome shotgun sequence genome encodes:
- the LOC113321464 gene encoding probable WRKY transcription factor 41; this encodes MEKNSTIISWEKKTFIINELSHAKEHLKQLEMHLDPSAITNGKLLITKILSSVEISLFMLNGIKPEGNVSDKPHQMTPITLTPITRTESPPCSVTGSPLSDYDSDLMADYSKKRKTLPRWTEKVRVSEQMGLEGPPDDGYSWRKYGQKDILNANYPRGYYRCTHRNVQGCLAMKQVQRIDGDPSTFNITYRGRHTCIQASHLQPGQQHKKHDQKQNKSKEAPINYQTSCHVKAENFGTTQEVVLGTSSFSFPSASTPIPCMEKENNNNIFCSLTPDNYFMGSLFASQFFSPTAYESNNLSTYGHTLQTSEYDVNELISAATLDMCSPFQDLDLDIPMEPIQSGSHYPIDISSFFV